The proteins below are encoded in one region of Aquisphaera giovannonii:
- a CDS encoding bifunctional serine/threonine-protein kinase/formylglycine-generating enzyme family protein — protein MRPKSEDGSQGGDSTWQGLPPGVSMTPESDLNDQTLPTPSATPTPSKIFDSEVGDSSDEDSSEDGPTGDVPEAGDDAATLKKQGAERSQEWDLLPPPRIARGQEIFGKYRLLEKLGEGGMGDVWLVDNLELGRKSALKLLKPQIAHNDKGWRRFRREARLMAKLEHPNAIVVHDFKRTQSIGYIEMEFVRGRSLDKVIDEHKERPIPLDEIASILDQLCAVLQEAHGHLDEETGKPKPIIHRDLKPSNIMVLDHKPSGQNIKVLDFGIAKMVEEESSHEATLTNVGDVLGTPAFMSPEQVRGGWGKDGSRELDRRSDLYSVGVILYQLLTGKIPFTSRDPRGLMAAHLTEKPRAMALANPQSQVPPAVERLVMQCLEKDPDRRPSSAEEIARRFRVAIGGRPAAKSWLVPAASAAALVLLGLSYAAWSSLRPSRGDGPVPKGDAPTTPKTPPPPQPPTLRMPAGYHAVDGTSPAEDSDEPLLIQNSVTGTRLAWNGPGVYLPEGFEPDSQDPQDKVGRWPRVVVHKSSKARFILISGRVYLRGDGIQKPPDRDAVGNRLKPHWVRVKSFYIQEKEVTNGELDAYAEAHPDDHEFLSKWKNFYNVSRERTKPADDAARLPAACVSYLGASRFAAAMGAALPTEAQWELAAKSGHDDFCYPWGGEQPRRPGELMKANVSNPAGAAFVGTFPKDCTLEEHVLDMAGNVRELCRDAYRPYDDLALIGNSRDNPLEEPCEPFRSEQPGTKSWAVARAGSFLSPSLNKARVYYRDRIPADDSPLDVGFRTVLECPIDAPAAD, from the coding sequence ATGCGACCGAAATCCGAGGACGGCAGCCAGGGCGGCGACAGCACCTGGCAGGGGCTGCCCCCCGGCGTCTCCATGACGCCCGAATCCGACCTGAACGACCAGACGCTCCCGACGCCGAGCGCCACCCCCACGCCCTCGAAAATCTTCGACTCCGAAGTCGGCGACTCCTCGGACGAGGACTCTTCCGAGGACGGCCCGACGGGCGACGTCCCCGAGGCCGGCGACGACGCCGCGACGCTGAAGAAGCAGGGAGCCGAACGTTCCCAGGAGTGGGACCTCCTCCCGCCCCCGCGGATCGCCCGCGGCCAGGAGATCTTCGGCAAGTATCGGCTGCTGGAGAAGCTCGGCGAAGGCGGAATGGGCGACGTCTGGCTGGTGGACAACCTGGAGCTGGGTCGCAAATCCGCGCTCAAGCTCCTGAAGCCGCAGATCGCCCACAACGACAAGGGCTGGCGGCGATTCCGCCGCGAGGCCCGGCTCATGGCCAAGCTCGAGCACCCGAATGCGATCGTCGTCCACGACTTCAAGCGGACGCAGTCGATCGGGTACATCGAGATGGAATTCGTCCGCGGGCGGAGCCTCGACAAGGTCATCGACGAGCACAAGGAGCGGCCGATCCCGCTGGACGAGATCGCGTCCATCCTCGACCAACTCTGCGCGGTCCTGCAGGAGGCCCACGGGCACCTGGACGAGGAGACCGGCAAGCCCAAGCCGATCATCCACCGCGACCTGAAGCCGTCGAACATCATGGTGCTGGACCACAAGCCGTCGGGCCAGAACATCAAGGTCCTGGACTTCGGCATCGCCAAGATGGTCGAGGAGGAATCGTCCCACGAGGCGACGCTCACGAACGTCGGCGACGTCCTCGGCACCCCGGCATTCATGAGCCCGGAGCAGGTGCGCGGGGGGTGGGGCAAGGACGGCTCGCGCGAGCTCGATCGGCGGAGCGACCTCTACTCCGTCGGCGTCATCCTCTACCAATTGCTGACCGGGAAGATCCCCTTCACTTCGCGAGATCCCCGCGGCCTGATGGCGGCGCACCTGACCGAGAAGCCCCGGGCGATGGCCCTCGCGAATCCTCAGAGCCAGGTCCCCCCGGCCGTCGAACGGCTGGTCATGCAATGCCTGGAGAAGGACCCCGACAGGAGGCCGTCGAGCGCCGAGGAGATCGCCCGCCGCTTCCGCGTGGCGATTGGTGGCCGGCCGGCGGCCAAATCCTGGCTGGTGCCCGCGGCGTCGGCCGCGGCCCTGGTGCTCCTCGGATTATCGTACGCCGCCTGGTCCTCGCTGCGGCCTTCCCGAGGGGACGGTCCCGTCCCGAAAGGCGACGCCCCGACGACGCCCAAGACCCCCCCCCCGCCGCAGCCGCCGACGCTGCGAATGCCGGCCGGCTATCACGCCGTGGACGGCACCTCGCCAGCCGAGGATTCGGACGAGCCGCTTCTGATCCAGAATTCCGTCACGGGGACGAGGCTGGCCTGGAACGGCCCGGGGGTCTACCTGCCGGAGGGTTTCGAGCCCGATAGTCAGGACCCGCAGGACAAGGTCGGCCGCTGGCCGCGGGTCGTCGTCCACAAGTCCTCGAAGGCGCGATTCATCCTGATCTCCGGCCGCGTCTATCTGCGAGGGGACGGCATCCAGAAGCCGCCCGATCGGGATGCCGTGGGGAACAGGCTCAAGCCCCACTGGGTCCGCGTGAAGTCGTTCTACATTCAGGAGAAGGAGGTCACGAACGGGGAGCTCGACGCTTACGCCGAGGCGCACCCCGACGACCACGAGTTCCTGTCGAAATGGAAGAACTTCTACAATGTCAGTCGGGAGCGGACGAAGCCCGCCGACGACGCCGCCCGCCTGCCGGCGGCCTGCGTCAGTTATCTCGGGGCGAGCCGCTTCGCCGCGGCCATGGGGGCCGCCTTACCGACGGAGGCCCAGTGGGAGCTCGCGGCGAAGTCGGGCCACGACGACTTTTGCTATCCATGGGGAGGCGAGCAGCCGCGACGGCCGGGTGAGTTAATGAAGGCGAACGTGAGCAACCCCGCCGGCGCCGCCTTCGTGGGGACGTTTCCCAAGGATTGCACGCTGGAGGAACACGTCCTCGACATGGCGGGTAACGTGCGGGAGCTATGCCGCGACGCATACAGGCCTTACGACGACCTAGCCCTCATCGGTAACTCCCGGGACAACCCGCTGGAGGAACCCTGCGAGCCTTTCCGATCCGAGCAGCCGGGGACGAAGTCGTGGGCCGTTGCCCGGGCCGGTTCCTTCCTGTCGCCGTCCCTGAACAAGGCACGCGTCTACTATCGAGACCGCATCCCCGCGGACGATTCGCCCCTCGATGTCGGGTTCCGCACGGTGCTGGAATGCCCCATCGACGCCCCCGCGGCAGATTGA
- a CDS encoding WD40 repeat domain-containing protein produces MRRGEFARSSSRSLALRPLPTLATLACLMLVLAGIPARAQDEVRNYRKPVLVVDTGGHHARVRSIVWQDDATLLSGGEDKTVKVWDLQDKPRLARTLRPMIWRGTAGTIYAMAIGRPDAQGQSYLAVGGIGVEARRGDMTIFRFPGSSGQGGEARIPTGEVFRRLMPPAEDQPAARGHVNTVLGLAFDPAGTTMASASSDGTAILWDVPAFTPRAVLSGHAGQVRGVAFSPDGRRVVTAGADGTTRLWDAANGAALDRYPAAAGPVPINAVAFGPSIAIGRESGDLFRFDARSLTQFPIAQIPVQPGRGPIESLALSPDGTRMAVCIKADRADPIDPIGMASVVEVRQMPGGEVLRSYNVAGQVLACAFSPSGRRLAYAGGHTMSVFVRDMTRLDDPPIELKGNGSTPFDLAFTADGGSITFARGRGAPNAPPAREAFDLARRVTRRPGGQEQLRPAIATLDGWSIRGDLGRFVLEAVNRDGRTSRLLLNPATERNWWCSTMVPPGPGHPRPTVAVGCEGGVAVFDLATGERTRFFAAHSSPVVSVVPSPDGKWLASSSVDQTIQLYPLEGCDVRPALGAVFVPRPDGTWTVSEVQPRGFAAGFGLKPGDVVTRIGIERRPAPAAYSKPGEIGAFLDRARDASPSLDVIAFEVRRKLLLPAPLGVVEVDMPRRGTSKRNSAAMSLIVGTDREWVFWTPQGFYDTSIAGDARHLGWHINPDYRASRSTDFVPIATYAATMLQPRVLEQLWQLASIDRAAAALGMPAGLPTFDLLAFERQPPRIVFSPIQGGLRLPAPGILWKLDNAEARLEVTISTPEWSRVTSRRVIVDGQPLTLPPAPPSSLVRESIPVRLQPMRRIRLAVEATSVDQTRRSDFVDMIYIPPAPPPPTARPGRLIVLALGNDRSNNPAILPPVPFADRDASALAGAMARHLVTRDGTPFEQAGRGDVAVLTGAEADAGLVGKFLRRLDHLVNEKQLRPEDVVAVVVASHVLNFDGDSHITLANSVVNGDGRIQPSIPARELSELLGRVADYGCRVVALVDGVHELPAGTLKSNIKDWVRDLRDNRGVICAVASKDGPSDVRRVERQGIFASGVLSGLQGSGTEPFTLEDFRLRLVQQVSDLSERVQEADVFYPIAVDPQALFGRP; encoded by the coding sequence ATGCGCCGCGGCGAATTCGCGAGAAGTTCCAGCCGGTCCCTCGCCCTGCGGCCGCTCCCCACCCTCGCAACCCTCGCCTGCCTGATGCTCGTCCTGGCGGGCATCCCGGCCCGGGCGCAGGACGAGGTGAGGAACTACCGGAAGCCGGTGCTCGTGGTGGACACCGGGGGCCACCACGCCCGGGTCCGCAGCATCGTCTGGCAGGACGACGCCACGCTGCTCTCCGGCGGCGAGGACAAGACCGTCAAGGTCTGGGACCTGCAGGACAAGCCGAGACTGGCCAGGACGCTACGGCCGATGATCTGGCGGGGGACCGCCGGGACGATCTATGCGATGGCGATCGGACGCCCGGACGCCCAGGGCCAGTCGTACCTCGCCGTGGGGGGCATCGGCGTCGAGGCCCGGCGTGGCGACATGACGATCTTCCGCTTCCCGGGCTCGTCCGGGCAAGGGGGCGAGGCGCGGATCCCCACCGGCGAGGTGTTCAGGCGGCTCATGCCGCCGGCAGAGGACCAGCCGGCGGCCCGCGGTCACGTCAATACGGTGCTCGGCCTCGCCTTCGACCCGGCCGGCACGACCATGGCGTCGGCCAGCTCGGACGGCACGGCGATCCTCTGGGACGTGCCGGCGTTCACGCCCCGGGCCGTCCTCTCCGGCCACGCGGGCCAGGTGCGGGGGGTCGCATTCAGCCCCGACGGCCGGCGCGTCGTCACGGCGGGTGCGGACGGCACGACGCGACTCTGGGACGCGGCGAACGGGGCCGCCCTGGATCGCTATCCCGCCGCCGCCGGCCCGGTCCCGATCAACGCGGTGGCCTTCGGGCCGTCCATCGCCATCGGCCGCGAGTCCGGCGATCTCTTCCGGTTCGACGCCCGCAGTTTGACCCAGTTCCCGATCGCGCAGATCCCCGTGCAGCCCGGCCGAGGGCCGATCGAGTCCCTCGCCCTCTCCCCGGACGGGACGCGGATGGCCGTCTGCATCAAGGCGGACCGGGCGGACCCCATTGACCCGATCGGGATGGCCTCGGTGGTCGAGGTCCGCCAGATGCCGGGCGGCGAGGTGCTTCGATCGTACAACGTCGCCGGGCAGGTGCTCGCCTGCGCGTTCAGCCCATCCGGCCGGAGGCTGGCTTACGCGGGCGGGCACACCATGTCCGTCTTCGTCCGCGACATGACCCGGCTCGACGATCCGCCGATCGAGCTGAAGGGCAACGGCAGCACGCCCTTCGACCTGGCCTTCACGGCGGACGGCGGATCGATCACGTTCGCCCGAGGTCGGGGCGCCCCGAACGCTCCCCCCGCCCGGGAGGCCTTCGACCTGGCCCGCCGGGTCACCCGCCGCCCCGGCGGCCAGGAGCAACTCCGTCCGGCTATCGCGACGCTCGACGGCTGGAGCATCCGCGGAGACCTCGGCCGGTTCGTCCTGGAGGCCGTGAACCGGGACGGGCGGACTTCACGCCTCTTGCTGAATCCGGCGACGGAGCGCAACTGGTGGTGCTCGACGATGGTCCCGCCCGGGCCCGGGCATCCCAGGCCCACGGTCGCCGTCGGCTGCGAGGGGGGCGTCGCGGTCTTCGACCTCGCGACCGGGGAGCGGACGCGTTTCTTCGCCGCGCACAGCAGCCCGGTGGTGTCCGTCGTGCCCTCGCCGGACGGCAAGTGGCTGGCGAGCAGCTCCGTGGACCAGACGATCCAGCTTTATCCGCTCGAGGGTTGCGACGTGCGCCCGGCCCTGGGCGCCGTGTTCGTGCCTCGGCCCGACGGCACGTGGACCGTGTCCGAGGTCCAGCCCAGGGGCTTCGCCGCCGGGTTCGGCCTGAAGCCGGGGGACGTTGTCACAAGGATCGGGATCGAGCGGCGGCCCGCGCCGGCGGCCTACAGCAAGCCCGGGGAGATCGGCGCGTTCCTGGATCGGGCACGCGACGCGTCCCCGTCGCTAGATGTCATCGCCTTCGAGGTGCGCAGGAAGCTCCTGCTGCCCGCCCCGCTCGGCGTGGTCGAGGTCGATATGCCGCGTCGGGGGACGAGCAAGCGCAACTCGGCCGCGATGTCGTTGATCGTCGGCACGGATCGGGAATGGGTCTTCTGGACGCCTCAAGGGTTCTACGACACGTCGATCGCCGGGGATGCCCGCCACCTCGGCTGGCACATCAATCCGGACTACCGGGCCAGCCGTTCCACCGACTTCGTCCCGATCGCCACCTATGCGGCGACCATGCTCCAGCCGAGGGTCCTGGAGCAGCTCTGGCAGCTCGCCAGCATCGACCGGGCGGCCGCGGCGCTGGGTATGCCGGCCGGGCTGCCGACGTTCGACCTCCTGGCCTTCGAGAGGCAACCGCCCCGGATCGTGTTCTCTCCCATCCAGGGCGGCCTACGCCTCCCCGCGCCGGGCATCCTGTGGAAGCTCGACAACGCGGAGGCCCGCCTCGAGGTGACGATCAGCACGCCCGAGTGGTCCCGGGTCACGTCCCGGCGGGTCATCGTCGACGGGCAGCCACTGACCCTGCCGCCGGCCCCGCCGAGTTCGCTGGTGCGGGAGTCCATCCCCGTGCGGCTGCAGCCCATGCGAAGGATCCGGCTGGCGGTCGAGGCCACCAGCGTGGACCAGACCCGGCGTTCGGACTTCGTGGACATGATCTACATCCCGCCGGCCCCCCCGCCGCCGACCGCGAGGCCCGGTCGGCTCATCGTGCTGGCGCTCGGCAACGACCGATCGAACAACCCCGCGATCCTCCCGCCGGTTCCGTTCGCGGACCGCGACGCCTCGGCCCTCGCCGGAGCGATGGCCCGGCACCTGGTCACCCGCGACGGCACGCCCTTCGAACAGGCGGGCCGGGGGGACGTGGCCGTGCTGACGGGCGCCGAGGCCGATGCGGGTCTGGTCGGCAAGTTTCTCCGGCGGCTGGACCATCTGGTCAACGAGAAGCAGCTCCGGCCCGAGGACGTCGTCGCGGTGGTCGTGGCGTCCCACGTGCTGAATTTCGACGGCGATTCGCACATCACCCTCGCGAATAGCGTGGTGAATGGGGATGGGCGAATCCAGCCGTCGATCCCGGCGCGGGAGCTTTCGGAGTTGCTCGGACGCGTCGCGGACTACGGCTGCCGGGTCGTCGCGCTCGTGGACGGCGTCCACGAGCTGCCGGCGGGCACCCTCAAATCCAACATCAAGGACTGGGTGCGGGACCTGAGGGACAACCGCGGCGTGATCTGCGCCGTGGCCTCCAAGGACGGCCCGAGTGACGTCCGGCGGGTCGAAAGGCAGGGCATCTTCGCGAGCGGAGTCCTCTCCGGCCTGCAAGGCTCGGGCACGGAGCCATTCACGCTCGAGGACTTCCGCCTCCGCCTCGTCCAGCAGGTGAGCGACCTCAGCGAGCGGGTGCAGGAGGCCGACGTCTTCTATCCGATCGCCGTCGATCCCCAGGCCCTCTTCGGGCGACCGTAG
- a CDS encoding caspase family protein, with protein sequence MNTRAILSGGLLVTAAVAAAMTLRAGADDAAPGRPPQVWAVVVGIGKYSDPAIPEHRSAPTQAAQMVQWFRQAGWDERHQLLLQDFGTGDPGTVEHPSSSILPNRKNMDWAADEWLSAHAKAGDLVVVHFAGQAAGTVSRKTPRSEPIVEHVLLPSDAVRSDAATTGWSLDRVVDRCALRKIRVVCWLGTGVGPGPGPAPSPRDAQAMPDTEARDWLRRLTRWPGVTAWLASDRPMGFGQAADPSVAFTEALLKGLGDSSRHPNLAETLGEMERDAPLANQGFQSAGRVPPDLNLWAQEFGRVTKPPPPEMLLQTGHARAITALACTADKGMVFSASMDSTVRAWSLANGAVLNVWAGQMVGATTLGLSRGDRRLAIGGGRGTLQVAELPRFNVVLPPRPPHERRVEGMAMLPDGESVVTIDRDGHAVLTRMNTAPLASRPWPDTDTRVRDVASGGPAGLGVVAALLDDGSVRLFDAKGEGGRTVDLAGRTAAAIGLDPGGRTLAVGDAPGRVLLIDLASNGRERLEVRKEEIGLLRPSSTGWLLIGDGRGLQLASPARGEAGRHVVELVDRTVASTCLSANGRYLAAAEAGTGAVRVWRLDGGEAPRLVHSDNEAKAAVVALSGDGDLLIVGGQDGRVAAIQVEPSDRGIAARSWSIPASSGKVTQVTASASRRSLLVIAETTGAMLWDLKERVCRRVPGPWKSGAIVDDDVMVLAGASANRAAAGKLVRVRRDRDRSRFDLDTGHFARARGAYSIPPRMMFEGVIVSPDRKSVAATANPGQPPLVCVWDAQSGELRNWIRKLDGPVVSIDFSTDGKRIATGGNASSARLWNLAEPGEINAPEFVFEDPNAGTAKVTCVAIRPGRNQLATGRQDGQVDLWSWEGGKARLEVPRLVELFFTGRASALAFVDGGAKLAAGGDGTSIWLGKVDGEPAAIDDLNALRPHHLEQVNGLAAWPGTPVLISASDDTTVRFWDLKEKSLWGTFTASVPKAAAKGGPEPAVEWVFYTPDGFFDASTGGQRLVQFRRGSRVDSMERYEETNYRFGLGESLLVGQAPRAEPLDEATPVSILEPSRPDPSLEKTTLQVTLGEGPWSDVVLYHNDRPIPTGLDRSKKIPDHFTVEVRLVKGENRFNVAASRGGVYPSVSDPVRLVFDGPADPGRVHVIALGVGDYRRRQLKYARTDAQSIAEVLRQRGIDSAGKPGIRTFLPDDKVTPDGVEAAFDDVAIAVADRPQDKVVVFLAGHTGVFEKDRFCLLLPKYPFPEEEPELVAMRGDAPKSLGDAPLDPDAVLPYSSIALNLARLNALDRLVVVDACQAQSILNDPQVVQIQKWMEIQNRKSRTTYLLAARRNEPAFEVDPLRHGLFTYTLLRGLGEIDPADDPDEIRKLRLPANADRNGDEVLSTDELMTFVDDHIKEISRVFPQIVATREASLPAGRPRTDPLRLVQNPLLQSFGAPFPLVPLGRPAPAKAPGGGQ encoded by the coding sequence ATGAACACGCGAGCGATCCTCTCGGGAGGCCTCCTCGTGACGGCCGCGGTCGCCGCGGCCATGACCTTGCGTGCCGGCGCGGATGACGCGGCCCCCGGGCGGCCGCCGCAGGTCTGGGCCGTGGTGGTGGGGATCGGCAAGTATTCGGATCCCGCGATCCCGGAGCACCGCTCCGCCCCGACCCAGGCCGCGCAGATGGTCCAGTGGTTCCGCCAGGCGGGCTGGGATGAAAGGCATCAACTGCTTCTCCAGGACTTCGGCACCGGCGATCCGGGCACGGTCGAGCACCCGTCGTCGAGCATCCTCCCGAATCGCAAGAACATGGATTGGGCCGCGGACGAGTGGCTATCCGCCCATGCGAAGGCGGGCGACCTGGTGGTCGTGCACTTCGCCGGCCAGGCGGCCGGGACGGTCTCGAGGAAGACGCCCCGATCCGAGCCGATTGTGGAGCATGTCCTCCTTCCTTCCGACGCCGTGCGAAGCGATGCGGCGACGACCGGCTGGTCCCTCGATCGGGTCGTGGACCGATGCGCCTTGCGGAAGATCCGGGTCGTCTGCTGGCTGGGGACCGGCGTGGGCCCCGGGCCCGGGCCCGCCCCGAGCCCTCGCGACGCCCAGGCCATGCCGGATACCGAGGCGCGCGATTGGCTTCGCAGGCTGACCCGATGGCCGGGCGTCACGGCGTGGCTTGCGTCCGACCGGCCGATGGGCTTCGGCCAGGCCGCCGACCCCTCGGTCGCCTTCACGGAGGCCCTGCTGAAGGGGCTCGGAGATTCGTCGAGGCACCCGAACCTGGCGGAGACGCTCGGGGAGATGGAGCGGGATGCCCCGCTCGCCAATCAGGGGTTCCAGTCGGCCGGCCGCGTGCCGCCGGACCTGAATCTCTGGGCCCAGGAATTCGGCCGGGTCACGAAGCCGCCTCCGCCCGAGATGCTCCTCCAGACCGGCCACGCCAGGGCCATCACGGCGCTCGCCTGCACGGCTGACAAGGGGATGGTCTTCTCGGCCAGCATGGACTCGACGGTGCGGGCCTGGTCACTGGCCAACGGGGCGGTGCTCAACGTCTGGGCCGGCCAGATGGTCGGGGCCACGACCCTCGGGCTCTCGCGGGGCGATCGCCGGCTCGCCATCGGCGGCGGCCGCGGCACCCTGCAGGTCGCGGAACTGCCCCGCTTCAACGTCGTCCTCCCGCCCCGCCCGCCGCACGAGCGTCGGGTGGAGGGGATGGCCATGCTGCCTGACGGCGAGAGCGTCGTCACGATCGACCGGGATGGGCACGCGGTGCTCACGAGGATGAATACCGCCCCGCTCGCGTCGAGGCCGTGGCCGGACACCGACACCCGGGTGCGCGACGTCGCCTCCGGCGGCCCCGCCGGGTTGGGCGTGGTCGCCGCCCTGCTCGACGACGGCTCCGTCCGCCTTTTCGACGCCAAGGGCGAGGGAGGCCGGACGGTAGACCTGGCCGGCCGGACGGCCGCCGCGATCGGCCTGGACCCCGGCGGAAGGACCCTGGCCGTGGGCGATGCGCCCGGACGCGTCCTCCTCATCGACCTCGCGAGCAACGGGCGTGAGCGGCTGGAGGTCCGCAAGGAGGAGATAGGGCTGCTCCGCCCGTCCTCGACCGGCTGGCTCCTGATCGGCGACGGCCGCGGCCTTCAACTCGCCTCCCCGGCGCGCGGTGAGGCCGGGCGTCATGTCGTCGAGCTGGTCGATCGAACGGTCGCGTCGACGTGCCTCTCGGCGAACGGACGCTACCTCGCGGCCGCCGAAGCCGGCACTGGTGCCGTCCGCGTCTGGAGGTTGGATGGCGGGGAGGCCCCCCGGCTGGTCCACTCCGACAACGAGGCGAAGGCGGCGGTCGTGGCCCTCTCGGGCGACGGGGACCTGCTGATCGTCGGGGGCCAGGATGGCCGGGTCGCGGCGATCCAGGTCGAGCCCTCGGACCGGGGGATTGCCGCGCGCTCCTGGTCGATCCCGGCGAGCAGCGGGAAGGTCACGCAGGTCACAGCCAGCGCCTCGCGGCGTTCCCTGCTGGTCATCGCGGAGACGACCGGGGCCATGCTCTGGGACCTGAAAGAACGCGTCTGCCGCCGCGTCCCCGGCCCCTGGAAGTCGGGGGCGATCGTGGACGACGACGTGATGGTGCTCGCGGGGGCGTCCGCGAACAGGGCCGCCGCGGGCAAGCTGGTCCGCGTCCGGAGGGATCGCGACCGGTCCCGATTCGACCTCGATACGGGGCATTTCGCCCGCGCCCGCGGGGCGTACTCGATCCCGCCCAGGATGATGTTCGAGGGGGTCATCGTCAGCCCCGACCGGAAGTCTGTCGCCGCGACCGCCAATCCCGGCCAGCCGCCGCTCGTGTGCGTCTGGGACGCGCAGTCGGGCGAGCTGAGGAACTGGATCCGCAAGCTGGATGGGCCGGTCGTCTCGATCGACTTCTCGACGGACGGCAAGCGGATCGCGACCGGGGGGAACGCGTCCTCGGCGAGGCTCTGGAACCTGGCCGAGCCGGGCGAGATAAACGCCCCGGAGTTCGTCTTCGAGGATCCGAACGCGGGCACCGCGAAGGTGACGTGCGTGGCGATACGACCGGGCCGGAACCAGCTCGCGACGGGGCGGCAGGATGGGCAGGTGGACCTCTGGAGCTGGGAGGGGGGCAAGGCCAGGCTGGAAGTCCCCCGCCTGGTCGAGCTCTTCTTCACCGGCAGGGCCTCGGCGCTGGCGTTCGTCGATGGGGGGGCGAAGCTGGCGGCGGGCGGCGACGGGACTTCGATCTGGCTCGGCAAGGTGGACGGCGAGCCCGCCGCCATCGACGACCTGAACGCCCTGCGGCCGCATCATCTCGAGCAGGTCAACGGTCTCGCCGCCTGGCCGGGCACGCCGGTCCTCATCAGCGCCAGCGACGACACGACGGTGCGATTCTGGGACCTCAAGGAGAAGTCCCTCTGGGGGACGTTCACGGCGAGCGTGCCGAAGGCCGCGGCGAAGGGCGGGCCCGAGCCGGCCGTGGAGTGGGTCTTCTACACGCCCGACGGGTTCTTCGACGCCTCGACCGGCGGCCAGAGGCTCGTCCAGTTCCGCCGCGGTTCCCGCGTGGATTCGATGGAGCGCTACGAGGAGACGAACTACCGGTTCGGCCTCGGAGAATCGCTGCTCGTGGGCCAGGCGCCTCGGGCCGAGCCGCTCGATGAAGCGACGCCGGTCTCGATCCTCGAGCCCTCGAGGCCGGATCCCTCGCTCGAGAAGACGACCCTGCAGGTCACCCTCGGCGAGGGCCCCTGGAGCGACGTCGTCCTGTACCACAACGATCGGCCGATCCCGACGGGGCTGGATCGCTCGAAGAAGATCCCCGATCACTTCACGGTGGAAGTGCGCCTGGTCAAGGGCGAGAACCGCTTCAACGTCGCCGCCAGCCGCGGGGGCGTCTACCCGAGCGTCTCCGACCCGGTGCGGCTCGTCTTCGACGGGCCGGCGGACCCGGGCCGAGTCCACGTCATCGCACTGGGAGTGGGCGATTACCGGCGTCGTCAGTTGAAGTACGCGCGGACGGACGCGCAGAGCATCGCGGAGGTGCTCCGGCAGAGGGGCATCGACTCGGCCGGCAAGCCGGGGATACGCACCTTCCTCCCCGATGACAAGGTCACCCCGGACGGGGTCGAGGCCGCCTTCGACGACGTCGCCATCGCCGTGGCGGACCGGCCCCAGGACAAGGTCGTCGTCTTCCTGGCCGGCCACACGGGCGTCTTCGAGAAGGACCGCTTCTGCCTGCTGCTGCCGAAGTACCCGTTCCCCGAGGAGGAGCCGGAGCTCGTCGCCATGCGGGGAGACGCCCCCAAGTCACTGGGCGACGCGCCACTCGACCCGGACGCCGTCCTGCCCTATTCGTCCATCGCCCTGAACCTCGCGCGGCTCAATGCGCTGGACCGGCTGGTCGTCGTGGATGCCTGCCAGGCCCAGTCGATCCTCAACGACCCCCAGGTGGTCCAGATCCAGAAATGGATGGAGATCCAGAACCGGAAGTCGCGCACGACCTACCTCCTGGCGGCCCGCCGCAACGAGCCCGCCTTCGAGGTCGATCCCCTGCGGCACGGGCTGTTCACGTACACCCTGCTCCGGGGACTCGGCGAGATCGACCCGGCCGACGATCCGGACGAGATCCGGAAGCTGCGATTGCCCGCCAACGCCGACCGGAACGGCGACGAGGTCCTCAGCACGGACGAGCTGATGACGTTCGTGGACGATCACATCAAGGAGATCTCTCGCGTCTTTCCCCAGATCGTGGCGACGCGCGAGGCCTCGCTGCCGGCCGGCCGGCCCAGGACGGACCCGCTGCGGCTGGTCCAGAATCCGCTGCTCCAGAGCTTCGGCGCCCCGTTCCCGCTCGTGCCGTTGGGCCGGCCGGCGCCCGCGAAGGCCCCGGGGGGCGGCCAGTAG